In Streptomyces hawaiiensis, one genomic interval encodes:
- a CDS encoding L,D-transpeptidase produces MSRRRTAGRVLALLLAVVAAVPLGVASAAPVPPAPGPPAELVPGVAPGPAQPWSLDTPDQALPPVVYTPSAEEEAVEPRSAVAGTYALVEYVPLGEAVARVSCTAKTGPYQRQVERWLGLRADGRQSAGDCRVIRAFQVKQGIKPAMGFAGPVTWSRMRYLSARRNPNAAGNCPVRAHPVACVDLSRQLMWVQKGRQVVFGAVPIRSGRAGYRTRAGWHKVYWRHKNHWSTLYNTPMPYSQFFSGGQAFHGVYGSLHTAVGSMGCVNLTVGDARRLWGVLKKGDRVFVWGRRPGT; encoded by the coding sequence ATGAGCCGCAGACGTACCGCCGGGCGGGTCCTCGCCCTTCTGCTCGCCGTTGTCGCCGCCGTGCCCCTGGGTGTCGCCTCCGCCGCTCCCGTGCCGCCGGCTCCCGGGCCCCCGGCCGAGCTGGTGCCCGGGGTCGCGCCGGGGCCCGCGCAGCCCTGGTCGCTCGACACGCCCGACCAGGCTCTGCCGCCCGTGGTGTACACGCCGTCCGCCGAGGAGGAAGCCGTCGAGCCGCGGAGCGCGGTGGCCGGGACGTACGCGCTCGTCGAGTACGTGCCGTTGGGTGAGGCGGTCGCGCGGGTGAGCTGCACCGCCAAGACGGGGCCGTACCAGCGGCAGGTCGAGCGGTGGCTCGGGCTGCGGGCCGACGGGAGGCAGTCGGCGGGCGACTGCCGGGTCATCCGGGCGTTCCAGGTGAAGCAGGGGATCAAGCCGGCCATGGGGTTCGCGGGACCGGTCACGTGGTCGCGGATGCGGTATCTGTCGGCCCGCCGGAATCCGAATGCCGCCGGGAACTGCCCGGTGCGGGCCCACCCCGTGGCGTGTGTGGACCTCAGCCGCCAGCTGATGTGGGTGCAGAAGGGCCGGCAGGTCGTGTTCGGGGCGGTGCCCATCCGCAGCGGGCGGGCCGGGTACCGGACCAGGGCCGGGTGGCACAAGGTCTACTGGCGGCACAAGAACCACTGGTCGACGCTGTACAACACGCCCATGCCGTACTCCCAGTTCTTCAGCGGCGGGCAGGCCTTCCACGGCGTCTACGGCTCCCTCCACACCGCTGTCGGCTCGATGGGCTGCGTCAATCTCACGGTGGGCGACGCGCGGAGGTTGTGGGGCGTGCTCAAGAAGGGTGACCGGGTGTTCGTGTGGGGGCGGCGGCCCGGGACGTAG
- the alr gene encoding alanine racemase: MSERTAPRTAPLRARAEIDLAALRANVRALRAHAPGAAVMAVVKSEAYGHGAVPCARAAVAAGASWLGTATPEEALALRDAGLPGRIMCWLWTPGGPWREAIEAELDVSVSGMWALEEVVEAARGADRPARVQLKADTGLGRGGCQPGDDWAALVREALRAEAEGLLRVTGLWSHFACADEPGHPSIAAQLAVFREMVGYAEGQGVRPEVRHIANSPATLTLPESHFDLVRTGIATYGISPSPELGTPADFGLRPVMTLSASLALVKHVPGGHGVSYGHRYVTPGETTLGLVPLGYADGIPRHASSAGPVLVEGKWRTIAGRVAMDQFVVDLGGDEPAAGADAVLFGPGDRGEPTAEDWAQAAGTIAYEIVTRIGTRVPRVYVNEEQDG, from the coding sequence ATGAGCGAGAGAACAGCCCCGCGGACCGCGCCCCTGCGGGCCCGTGCCGAGATCGACCTGGCCGCCCTGCGGGCCAATGTGCGGGCCCTGCGTGCCCACGCGCCGGGCGCGGCCGTGATGGCCGTGGTGAAGTCCGAGGCGTACGGCCACGGGGCTGTGCCGTGCGCCCGGGCGGCCGTCGCCGCCGGGGCGAGCTGGCTGGGCACGGCCACGCCCGAGGAGGCCCTCGCCCTGCGGGACGCCGGGCTGCCGGGCCGCATCATGTGCTGGCTGTGGACGCCCGGCGGACCGTGGCGCGAGGCGATCGAGGCCGAGCTGGACGTGTCCGTCAGCGGGATGTGGGCCCTGGAGGAGGTCGTCGAGGCGGCCAGGGGAGCCGACCGGCCCGCCCGCGTGCAGCTCAAGGCCGACACCGGGCTCGGGCGGGGCGGGTGCCAGCCGGGGGACGACTGGGCCGCGCTCGTCCGCGAGGCGCTGCGGGCCGAGGCCGAGGGGCTGCTGCGCGTCACGGGACTGTGGTCGCACTTCGCCTGCGCCGACGAGCCCGGGCACCCCTCCATCGCCGCCCAGCTCGCCGTGTTCCGGGAGATGGTCGGCTACGCCGAGGGGCAGGGCGTGCGGCCCGAGGTCCGGCACATCGCCAACTCGCCGGCCACGCTCACGCTCCCCGAGAGCCACTTCGACCTGGTCCGCACCGGCATCGCCACCTACGGCATCTCGCCCAGCCCCGAGCTCGGCACCCCGGCCGACTTCGGGCTGCGCCCCGTGATGACGCTGTCCGCCTCGCTGGCCCTGGTCAAACACGTCCCCGGCGGGCACGGCGTCAGCTACGGCCACCGGTACGTGACACCCGGCGAGACCACCCTCGGCCTGGTGCCGCTGGGCTACGCCGACGGCATCCCGCGGCACGCCTCCTCGGCCGGGCCGGTCCTGGTCGAGGGCAAGTGGCGCACGATCGCCGGGCGGGTCGCCATGGACCAGTTCGTGGTGGATCTGGGCGGCGACGAGCCCGCGGCGGGGGCCGATGCGGTCCTCTTCGGGCCCGGGGACCGCGGTGAGCCCACCGCGGAGGACTGGGCCCAGGCGGCCGGAACCATCGCCTACGAGATCGTGACCCGGATCGGAACGCGTGTTCCTCGCGTCTATGTGAATGAGGAACAGGACGGGTAA
- a CDS encoding alpha/beta fold hydrolase encodes MSESSAEVVADVASAAVAASAAGAAGGWRRATGLAGVAIGVVAAGAAAGVALERMTVGRGMRQKARLALDSAGPYGSLRGMPGKAFSDDGTELYYEVDELDPEAAPAAIGPRRRRLFGRKSPAPVTVVFSHGYCLSQDSWHFQRAALRGVVRTVHWDQRSHGRSGRGVAQTRDDEPITIEQLGRDLKAVMDAAAPEGPLVLVGHSMGGMTVMALADQYPELIRERVVGVAFVGTSSGRLGEVNYGLPVAGVNAVRRVLPGVLKALGQRAELVEKGRRATADLFAGIIKRYSFASRDVDPAVARFAERMIESTPIDVVAEYYPAFNDHDKTEALVHFTDMPVLVLAGVQDLVTPSEHSEAIADLLPDAELVLVPDAGHLVMLEHPEVVTDRLADLLTRTGAVPAGATVKGYGSTSTAQPG; translated from the coding sequence GTGAGCGAGAGCAGTGCGGAGGTCGTCGCGGACGTCGCCTCCGCGGCCGTCGCGGCCTCCGCCGCGGGGGCGGCGGGGGGCTGGCGCCGGGCGACCGGTCTCGCCGGCGTGGCGATAGGCGTGGTGGCCGCGGGCGCGGCCGCCGGTGTCGCCCTGGAACGGATGACGGTCGGCCGCGGCATGCGCCAGAAGGCCCGGCTCGCCCTGGACTCGGCGGGGCCGTACGGCTCGCTGCGCGGCATGCCCGGCAAGGCGTTCTCGGACGACGGCACGGAGCTGTACTACGAGGTCGACGAGCTCGATCCGGAGGCGGCCCCGGCGGCCATCGGGCCGCGCCGCCGCAGGCTCTTCGGCCGCAAGTCCCCCGCGCCCGTCACGGTCGTCTTCAGCCACGGCTACTGCCTCAGCCAGGACTCCTGGCACTTCCAGCGGGCGGCTCTGCGGGGCGTCGTACGGACCGTGCACTGGGACCAGCGCAGCCACGGCCGGTCCGGGCGGGGTGTGGCGCAGACGCGGGACGACGAGCCGATCACCATCGAGCAGCTGGGCCGGGACCTGAAGGCCGTCATGGACGCGGCCGCCCCCGAGGGGCCGCTCGTGCTCGTGGGGCACTCCATGGGCGGCATGACGGTGATGGCGCTGGCCGACCAGTACCCCGAACTGATCCGGGAGCGGGTCGTCGGGGTCGCCTTCGTGGGGACGTCCTCGGGGCGGCTCGGCGAGGTCAACTACGGCCTGCCCGTCGCCGGGGTCAACGCGGTGCGGCGAGTGCTGCCCGGGGTGCTGAAGGCGCTGGGGCAGCGGGCCGAGCTGGTGGAGAAGGGGCGCCGGGCCACGGCCGACCTGTTCGCCGGGATCATCAAGCGGTACTCGTTCGCGTCCCGGGACGTCGACCCGGCCGTCGCCCGGTTCGCCGAGCGGATGATCGAGAGCACGCCGATCGACGTGGTCGCCGAGTACTACCCGGCGTTCAACGACCACGACAAGACCGAGGCGCTCGTCCACTTCACGGACATGCCGGTGCTCGTCCTGGCCGGGGTGCAGGACCTGGTCACACCGAGTGAGCACAGCGAGGCCATCGCCGATCTGCTTCCCGACGCCGAGCTGGTGCTGGTGCCGGACGCGGGGCACCTGGTGATGCTGGAACACCCGGAAGTGGTCACCGACCGCCTCGCCGACCTGCTCACCCGCACGGGTGCCGTGCCCGCAGGAGCTACCGTGAAGGGCTATGGAAGCACCAGCACCGCACAGCCCGGCTGA